One Litorilinea aerophila genomic window carries:
- a CDS encoding ATP-binding protein yields the protein MSQDPLPQIDRDLCTGCRRCVEVCPTQALDQFLGKAYLRFPEACTYCTACEDLCPEGAIALPFLIVLAQPPGTGCFSKPR from the coding sequence ATGTCTCAAGATCCACTCCCCCAAATCGACCGTGACCTGTGCACCGGCTGCCGCCGCTGCGTCGAAGTCTGCCCGACCCAGGCACTGGACCAATTTTTGGGCAAGGCATACCTGCGCTTTCCCGAAGCCTGCACCTATTGCACAGCCTGTGAGGACCTGTGCCCGGAAGGCGCCATCGCCCTGCCTTTCCTGATTGTGTTGGCCCAACCACCCGGCACCGGGTGTTTTTCCAAACCACGTTAA